A genomic window from Microscilla marina ATCC 23134 includes:
- the egtB gene encoding ergothioneine biosynthesis protein EgtB: MKKTSMLGKQYHKTRQTTLDLCAPLSPEDYVVQPIEDVSPPKWHLGHTTWFFENFILANEPDYQLFNTDFNYFFNSYYESQGERILRTNRGNMTRPTIDEIKAYRQHVDEHMEQFFAKYTEVPQDLFYVIDVGIQHEKQHQELLVTDLKYILGGNPLFPVYQPNGTHHSTPFAKTAHYLPVKEGLYSIGYQGEGFHYDNETGKHQVFLHAYQVMDRLITNEEYLEFIAAGGYENFEPWLADGWDWVNKNGVKAPYYWFEQNGEWFNYTLHGFSKVDPHAPVTHVSFYEADAFAKWKGKRLPTEFEWEVACNQYVPKIPENANLLEGGHFVPLSRNNNEYQMFGEVWEWTNSAYLPYPYYQKAEGGLGEYNGKFMVNQMVLKGGSCATPKDQIRSTYRNFFQADKRWQFTGIRLAESL, from the coding sequence ATGAAAAAAACCTCAATGCTTGGCAAACAATACCACAAAACACGCCAAACTACTCTTGACTTATGTGCCCCCTTAAGCCCGGAAGACTATGTAGTGCAGCCCATAGAGGATGTGAGTCCCCCTAAATGGCATCTGGGACACACTACCTGGTTTTTTGAAAACTTTATATTGGCAAATGAGCCTGACTATCAACTATTTAACACTGATTTCAACTATTTTTTCAATAGTTATTATGAAAGCCAGGGCGAACGGATACTTAGAACCAATCGGGGCAATATGACTCGCCCTACCATTGATGAGATCAAGGCATACCGCCAACATGTAGATGAGCACATGGAGCAGTTTTTCGCCAAATATACCGAAGTACCTCAAGATTTGTTTTATGTAATTGATGTAGGTATTCAACACGAAAAACAACACCAGGAGCTATTGGTTACTGACCTAAAGTATATATTGGGTGGCAACCCACTGTTTCCAGTATACCAACCCAATGGCACACATCACTCTACTCCCTTTGCCAAAACAGCGCACTATCTACCAGTAAAAGAAGGCTTATATAGCATTGGCTACCAAGGAGAAGGATTTCATTATGACAATGAAACCGGAAAGCATCAAGTATTTTTGCATGCCTATCAGGTAATGGATAGGTTGATTACCAATGAAGAATACCTGGAGTTTATCGCCGCTGGAGGGTATGAAAATTTTGAGCCTTGGCTTGCCGATGGTTGGGATTGGGTAAATAAAAATGGGGTCAAGGCACCTTATTATTGGTTTGAGCAAAACGGTGAGTGGTTTAACTACACGCTGCATGGCTTTAGCAAAGTAGACCCTCACGCACCTGTAACACATGTAAGCTTTTATGAAGCTGATGCTTTTGCAAAATGGAAAGGTAAACGTCTCCCTACTGAGTTTGAATGGGAGGTAGCCTGTAACCAATATGTACCTAAGATACCCGAAAACGCCAATTTGCTTGAAGGTGGACACTTTGTGCCACTGAGCCGCAACAACAACGAGTATCAAATGTTTGGCGAAGTTTGGGAATGGACCAATAGTGCTTATTTGCCTTACCCTTATTACCAAAAAGCCGAAGGTGGACTAGGTGAATATAATGGGAAGTTTATGGTTAACCAAATGGTGCTTAAAGGAGGCTCCTGTGCCACCCCAAAAGACCAGATAAGAAGTACATACCGTAATTTTTTTCAGGCAGACAAACGCTGGCAGTTTACGGGTATAAGGCTTGCCGAAAGCCTCTAA
- a CDS encoding metallophosphoesterase — protein MSKTYVIGDIHGCYDELMVLLDQMQVTDQDLVVSLGDIVDRGLQSLEVYHYFKNRPNVLVLMGNHERKHLNGILSYSQEIVKVQFGEEYAQFREWLGSLGYYYKTKDAIIVHAFFEHDKNLETQKEDVLAGTTSGSRHLEKKYPEGTYWADYYQGHKPIIYGHQVVGDTPKVYNHTYGIDTGACHGGKLTAIELPGFKIHQVKAAKDYWKIAQSEWQIPVLQAKKWESMTFAQIQKQLDKLAYKQEAEVVTFIKHIQTWLEQVIQLLPWLKSQLEQVSSDMQQEYGVNFNQEASKLPYRTFIFKARAGNLSLNDVSKALDTPHKVTRLAQQLGLDHLPQRQ, from the coding sequence ATGTCTAAAACGTATGTAATAGGTGATATACATGGTTGTTATGATGAGCTGATGGTGTTGCTTGACCAAATGCAGGTAACAGACCAAGACTTGGTGGTATCATTGGGCGACATAGTAGACCGGGGGCTACAATCTCTGGAAGTATATCATTACTTCAAAAACCGCCCTAATGTGTTGGTGTTGATGGGTAACCACGAGCGTAAACACTTGAATGGTATTTTGAGCTATTCGCAGGAAATAGTAAAAGTACAGTTTGGCGAGGAGTACGCTCAGTTTAGAGAATGGCTGGGTTCATTGGGGTATTACTACAAAACCAAAGACGCCATTATTGTGCATGCTTTTTTTGAACACGACAAAAACCTCGAAACGCAAAAAGAAGATGTGCTGGCTGGTACAACGTCGGGTTCGCGACATTTAGAAAAAAAATACCCAGAAGGCACCTATTGGGCTGACTATTATCAAGGGCATAAACCTATCATTTATGGGCACCAGGTAGTGGGCGACACTCCCAAAGTGTATAACCATACTTACGGCATTGATACGGGGGCTTGCCATGGAGGTAAACTCACCGCTATAGAGTTACCTGGTTTTAAAATACATCAGGTAAAAGCGGCTAAAGATTATTGGAAAATAGCCCAAAGCGAATGGCAAATACCCGTGTTACAAGCCAAAAAATGGGAAAGCATGACCTTTGCCCAAATACAAAAACAACTAGACAAGCTTGCCTACAAACAAGAAGCCGAGGTGGTAACATTTATCAAACACATCCAGACCTGGCTTGAACAGGTAATACAGCTATTGCCTTGGTTAAAAAGCCAACTGGAACAAGTGAGCAGTGATATGCAACAGGAGTATGGGGTAAATTTTAACCAAGAAGCAAGCAAGTTACCTTACCGTACTTTTATCTTTAAAGCCAGGGCAGGCAATTTGTCCTTAAACGATGTGAGCAAAGCACTCGATACACCTCATAAAGTTACCAGACTTGCCCAACAACTTGGGTTGGATCACCTACCTCAAAGGCAATAA
- a CDS encoding tetratricopeptide repeat protein, which yields MKKIMLCVCILLRASYAYTQDKAAIDSLQQLLTLPVTAKKTVDIYNKIAEQYKSSDSTYTAIYANKAIYIAKKISYPIGIADAYYNIGWATFMTDSYTKAIELFDQVIKVSQSAHYLKGTANAYSGLGLCYKFKGDFHKALEFFFKALKIDEQLNNQRGLAIRYNNIGLVLKSQSTYNEALVYYRKVLNIAKTIGSKRLTALGYSNIGDIYYRQTHYKQAIVFLQKALNITTNTRNKILMAFDLQKMGEVYLAQKNQAQALYYFNQALHIRQQLGAQARRGETLISLGKTHHLLGNQAMALQCLQEGINIAQKAENPPILQEGVKALADVYYHLGNYKAAFQQQVLFKQLSDSLKDEQVLKDFTFEKARLKFQHEKDSLQLAQEKQQLTLKVKIKTQQSMLNLVGLVAVLVVSIFLLILFLAKQKSNQKLTKSNENTLQANEEILSINESLRATLEVVEKQRDEIKKQQKELSNQHLQLEKAYQSIKILNVAGQEITSILDLPKVLDTVYAHVRQFMEVTNFGIGLYTDHPQTLEYRLVVKGGSTAHAYPIDMSNTNQFAVWCIQHQRPILMNDISSDAFHYIQDFDPEAYLATTSLTHLPQSAIYMPLLIKGKVVGVIVVHGDQKQAYSPHHFNLLRNLSTYVAIAVENANIHEQMDEKNRALEELGKFKQQMANMIAHDLKNPLNNIIGLSEGFAKESIQYNIHQSGLQMLHLIINMLDTQKLEEAELQPKKESEKASALVADARQQVEWLAHTKNLKIIEKTSHLNLLADKELITRVLVNLLSNAIKYSTSNSDILVQAERIDEQFAKVCITDTGLGIPAGDVGKVFDRFYQVQSTPQGQQWYSTGIGLTFCKLAVEAHGGTIGVNSSMNLGSTFWFTIPLGPPGKSSNIVVAPPTVDEHLKKRKQSMGVLLNQEDQQYLKPWLQVLTQYEVYQLSKVKAVLKGMVFQKNSSLYNWKLELEKALYNSNEQKYKDLISKYI from the coding sequence ATGAAAAAAATAATGCTATGCGTATGCATCTTGCTAAGGGCAAGTTATGCATACACTCAAGATAAAGCGGCGATAGACTCCCTACAGCAGTTACTCACCCTCCCCGTAACAGCTAAGAAAACAGTCGATATTTACAATAAAATTGCCGAACAATACAAATCTTCCGACTCTACCTACACCGCTATTTATGCCAATAAGGCAATCTATATTGCAAAAAAAATCAGTTACCCTATAGGCATTGCCGATGCTTACTATAATATAGGTTGGGCTACTTTTATGACAGACAGCTACACCAAAGCCATTGAGTTGTTTGACCAGGTCATCAAGGTATCACAATCGGCTCACTACCTCAAAGGCACCGCCAATGCCTACAGTGGGCTGGGGCTGTGTTATAAGTTTAAGGGCGACTTTCACAAAGCCCTGGAGTTTTTTTTTAAAGCTTTGAAAATAGATGAGCAATTGAACAATCAAAGAGGACTTGCCATCAGATACAACAATATAGGCTTGGTGCTCAAAAGCCAAAGTACCTATAACGAAGCATTGGTGTACTACCGCAAGGTATTAAACATTGCCAAAACCATTGGAAGTAAAAGGCTCACTGCACTAGGGTACAGCAATATAGGCGATATTTACTATCGGCAAACTCACTATAAGCAAGCGATTGTTTTCTTACAAAAAGCCTTAAACATCACTACCAACACCCGCAACAAAATACTGATGGCGTTTGACCTCCAGAAAATGGGTGAAGTATACCTTGCCCAAAAAAACCAGGCGCAGGCTTTGTATTACTTCAACCAGGCACTACACATACGCCAACAACTAGGTGCTCAGGCACGCCGTGGAGAAACTTTAATTTCGTTGGGCAAGACCCATCATTTATTGGGCAATCAGGCAATGGCACTTCAGTGTTTACAGGAGGGAATAAACATTGCTCAAAAGGCAGAAAATCCTCCAATACTCCAGGAGGGGGTCAAAGCACTGGCAGATGTATACTATCACTTGGGTAATTACAAGGCAGCTTTCCAGCAACAAGTATTGTTTAAACAATTATCAGACAGCCTAAAGGATGAGCAGGTACTCAAAGATTTCACTTTTGAAAAAGCCCGCCTTAAATTTCAACACGAAAAAGACTCGCTGCAGCTGGCACAGGAGAAGCAACAACTTACACTGAAGGTAAAGATAAAAACACAGCAAAGTATGCTCAACTTGGTGGGGCTAGTGGCAGTATTGGTGGTATCTATCTTTTTACTAATACTATTTTTGGCAAAACAAAAAAGCAATCAGAAACTCACCAAATCAAATGAAAACACGCTTCAGGCAAACGAAGAAATTTTATCGATCAATGAATCGCTCCGTGCTACCCTAGAGGTGGTAGAGAAACAACGCGATGAAATCAAAAAGCAACAGAAAGAATTAAGTAACCAGCACTTACAACTCGAAAAAGCTTATCAAAGTATTAAAATACTTAATGTAGCCGGGCAAGAAATTACGTCTATATTAGATTTGCCCAAAGTACTGGACACAGTATATGCCCATGTCAGGCAGTTTATGGAGGTTACCAATTTTGGCATTGGTTTGTATACCGATCACCCACAAACCCTTGAGTATCGCTTGGTGGTAAAGGGAGGCTCCACAGCACATGCTTACCCTATAGATATGTCCAACACTAACCAATTTGCCGTATGGTGTATCCAACATCAACGCCCTATATTAATGAATGACATCAGTAGCGATGCTTTTCACTATATTCAAGATTTTGACCCTGAAGCATACCTTGCGACCACTTCTCTTACCCATTTACCACAGTCTGCCATATATATGCCATTACTCATTAAGGGTAAAGTAGTAGGTGTGATTGTAGTACATGGTGACCAAAAACAGGCCTATTCTCCTCACCATTTCAACTTATTGCGTAACCTATCGACTTATGTAGCCATTGCCGTTGAAAACGCGAATATACACGAGCAAATGGACGAAAAAAACCGGGCTTTAGAAGAGTTGGGGAAGTTTAAACAACAGATGGCAAATATGATTGCCCACGACCTTAAAAACCCTTTGAATAATATCATAGGCTTGTCAGAAGGATTTGCCAAAGAGTCTATTCAGTACAATATTCACCAGTCGGGACTGCAAATGCTGCACTTAATTATCAATATGCTGGATACTCAAAAACTGGAAGAAGCTGAACTACAACCCAAAAAGGAATCTGAGAAAGCATCGGCGTTGGTAGCCGATGCCAGGCAACAAGTAGAATGGTTGGCTCATACTAAAAATCTGAAGATTATTGAAAAAACCAGCCACCTCAACTTACTTGCCGACAAAGAGCTGATAACACGGGTGCTAGTAAATTTGTTAAGTAATGCCATCAAGTACTCTACCTCTAACAGTGACATACTTGTTCAGGCAGAACGCATAGATGAACAATTTGCCAAGGTATGTATCACTGACACTGGTTTGGGTATACCAGCAGGTGATGTGGGTAAAGTATTTGACAGGTTTTATCAGGTACAGTCTACCCCTCAGGGTCAACAATGGTATTCTACGGGTATTGGGCTTACTTTTTGTAAACTGGCGGTAGAGGCTCATGGCGGCACTATAGGAGTAAACTCGTCTATGAATCTAGGCAGCACTTTTTGGTTTACCATACCACTAGGACCACCAGGCAAAAGCAGTAATATTGTCGTAGCTCCACCTACCGTAGACGAACACCTCAAAAAAAGAAAACAATCAATGGGGGTATTACTCAATCAAGAAGACCAACAATACTTGAAACCCTGGCTTCAGGTATTGACCCAATACGAAGTATACCAACTATCTAAAGTAAAAGCGGTACTAAAAGGAATGGTTTTTCAGAAGAACAGCTCGCTGTACAATTGGAAACTAGAACTTGAAAAAGCACTGTATAATAGCAACGAACAGAAATATAAAGACTTGATCAGTAAGTATATTTAG
- a CDS encoding PP2C family protein-serine/threonine phosphatase, translating into MENIHITKNTQTQKDILKINQYEGWAKRAQEVVFKMHRENLQEMLPASFIFELPRLNASGDFYYVQVLPKNRILIIVGDAPGYGIMGAFLHLVVDRLVTECLHQDEIHAPNEILKQLNTKLNNDLNAIVPLEEKAQIKMSVCVIDEMERTLTFAGAKQRIAYVQKGEVKETRGSMYAVGTQMFAEKEAPEQTIDLEADTTHVYLFTDGFQDQFGGSEGKRFMRKQLRDLFLQVHQEHIPTQKQQIKEAFNHWKGNENQVDDVLVLGFKLD; encoded by the coding sequence ATGGAAAATATACATATAACTAAAAACACCCAAACCCAAAAAGACATTCTCAAAATTAACCAATATGAGGGATGGGCAAAACGGGCACAGGAGGTAGTATTTAAAATGCATCGTGAAAATCTACAAGAAATGTTACCAGCGTCTTTTATTTTTGAGTTGCCTAGGCTCAATGCTTCCGGAGACTTTTATTATGTACAGGTACTGCCCAAAAACAGAATTTTGATTATTGTAGGGGACGCCCCTGGTTATGGTATTATGGGGGCATTTTTGCATTTGGTGGTTGATCGTTTGGTAACCGAATGCTTGCATCAGGATGAAATACACGCACCAAATGAAATTTTGAAACAGCTCAATACCAAACTCAACAACGATTTGAACGCTATAGTACCATTGGAAGAAAAAGCTCAGATCAAGATGTCGGTATGTGTCATAGATGAAATGGAGCGTACCCTTACTTTTGCCGGCGCCAAACAACGCATAGCTTATGTGCAAAAAGGAGAGGTTAAAGAGACCAGGGGGAGCATGTATGCTGTAGGTACACAAATGTTTGCCGAAAAAGAAGCCCCTGAACAAACTATAGACCTAGAGGCAGACACTACCCATGTCTATTTATTTACAGATGGTTTTCAAGATCAGTTTGGCGGAAGCGAAGGAAAACGTTTTATGCGCAAACAATTGCGAGATTTGTTTTTACAAGTACATCAAGAACACATCCCTACCCAAAAACAACAAATAAAAGAAGCGTTTAACCACTGGAAAGGCAACGAAAACCAAGTAGACGATGTATTAGTACTGGGGTTTAAGCTTGATTAA
- a CDS encoding DUF427 domain-containing protein yields MKAIWNGEVIAESNDTVVIEGNHYFPKNSIKSEFYQNSDHKTNCFWKGEASYYTLAVNGEKNVDAAWYYPTPKDAAEGIKDHVSFWKGVEITE; encoded by the coding sequence ATGAAAGCAATTTGGAATGGCGAAGTTATCGCCGAAAGTAACGATACAGTAGTAATTGAGGGAAACCACTACTTTCCCAAGAACTCGATTAAAAGTGAGTTTTACCAAAACAGCGACCACAAAACGAATTGTTTCTGGAAAGGTGAAGCATCTTATTATACCCTAGCGGTAAATGGAGAGAAAAATGTAGATGCAGCGTGGTATTACCCTACACCAAAAGATGCTGCTGAGGGTATCAAAGACCACGTTTCGTTTTGGAAAGGGGTAGAAATTACTGAGTAA
- the ytxJ gene encoding bacillithiol system redox-active protein YtxJ, producing MSISNHFSQQSNGKLTPNWKKLIKLEQLPELVKESYNIPVVLFKHSVSCGLSAMVKYQLEEEWSFQVKDLSFYYLDLINYRDISNKIAEEFDILHQSPQIVVLHKGQPVANTSHYAIGVSWLKEQLSVLNE from the coding sequence ATGAGTATATCTAATCACTTTTCGCAACAATCTAACGGGAAGTTAACCCCGAACTGGAAAAAGCTTATCAAGCTCGAACAATTACCAGAATTGGTAAAAGAATCTTATAACATACCAGTAGTATTATTTAAACATAGTGTAAGCTGCGGCCTAAGTGCTATGGTAAAATACCAGCTTGAAGAAGAATGGAGCTTTCAGGTCAAAGATTTGTCTTTTTATTACTTAGATTTGATTAATTACCGGGACATCTCTAACAAAATAGCTGAAGAGTTTGACATTCTTCATCAATCACCCCAAATAGTAGTACTACACAAAGGTCAACCTGTAGCCAATACATCTCATTATGCCATTGGTGTAAGTTGGCTTAAGGAGCAACTCTCTGTTTTGAATGAATAA
- the egtD gene encoding L-histidine N(alpha)-methyltransferase, whose product METTAEVLNDTFATDVIEGLSSTPKFLSSKYFYDEKGDAIFQQIMDMPSYYLTKSEHEIFNTHKQALLSLFSDRQQAFHLIEFGAGDGMKTKVLLEHFLQQKACFRYLPIDISENVLSILVNDLEINFPGLEVEPLANEYFEALDILNEQQRTERKIILFLGSNIGNFLHNEAIEFLRQMRKHLRPDDLLLIGFDLKKDPQIILDAYNDKEGITRNFNLNLLDRINAAFDGNFDTSQFIHSPTYNPLTGATKSYLVSTKDQEVTLERLGKTFKFEAWEAIDMEISQKYSLSNIEHLAKQAGFEVMSNFFDKNKNFVDSVWTMK is encoded by the coding sequence TTGGAAACAACAGCCGAAGTTTTAAACGACACATTTGCTACTGATGTAATAGAGGGGTTATCTTCTACTCCTAAGTTTTTGTCATCCAAGTATTTTTATGACGAAAAAGGAGATGCTATTTTTCAGCAAATTATGGATATGCCTTCCTATTACCTTACCAAAAGCGAACACGAGATTTTTAATACACATAAGCAAGCTTTGCTTTCACTTTTTAGCGATCGTCAACAAGCTTTTCACTTGATAGAGTTTGGGGCAGGCGATGGAATGAAAACCAAAGTACTGCTTGAACATTTTTTACAACAAAAAGCTTGTTTCCGTTACTTACCCATCGATATTTCAGAGAATGTGCTCAGTATATTGGTAAACGACCTCGAAATAAATTTTCCTGGTCTGGAGGTAGAGCCACTCGCAAATGAGTACTTTGAAGCATTAGATATTTTAAACGAACAACAGCGAACAGAACGAAAAATCATCTTATTTTTAGGGTCTAACATTGGTAATTTTTTGCATAATGAGGCCATTGAGTTTTTGCGCCAAATGCGTAAGCACTTACGCCCTGACGACTTATTACTCATTGGTTTTGACCTTAAGAAAGACCCTCAAATTATTTTGGATGCCTACAACGACAAGGAAGGCATTACCCGTAATTTTAACTTGAATCTGCTCGATAGAATTAATGCAGCGTTTGATGGTAACTTTGACACCAGCCAGTTTATACACAGCCCCACTTACAACCCCTTGACAGGAGCAACTAAAAGCTACTTAGTGAGTACCAAAGATCAGGAAGTGACGCTTGAAAGACTTGGCAAAACATTCAAATTCGAAGCTTGGGAAGCTATAGACATGGAAATATCTCAAAAGTATAGCTTGAGTAATATAGAGCACCTGGCAAAACAAGCAGGCTTTGAGGTGATGTCTAACTTTTTTGATAAAAACAAAAACTTTGTAGACTCTGTATGGACCATGAAATAA
- a CDS encoding tetratricopeptide repeat protein, with the protein MMIKKISLLWICLYFTVYAFGQDPRAKEFFVAGKRKLRAKEYKKAIEYFNKALEVNKVDISAMGARGIAKMGLKDYKGASNDFNAILQLNPRDARTLNNLGTVQMIQKDYKGAIQSFSRALKTRRHPMLFFNRGISHYQLKQYKQAVKDFDQGLAMRPTKGNLPIRLHNNRGNARDMLGNHKGAIADYTAVINKAPGNDNALYNRGLTYKKIYKYKEAIADFDKVIKMGAKFKDVYYHRGMCRNATEDYKGAVADFNKAIELQGDDVLVYNGRGYAKQNLRDDKGAIADFSKAIELDPNNSLGYYSRGGLRLQAQDFKAALADFDKIIQLKPKDEKAYLTRGNIKFKLGDYKGALADFDQAIKLAPKSRKGYFMRGNVKQKLGDLEGAEADWMKAGQVQGKKRN; encoded by the coding sequence ATGATGATCAAGAAAATTTCACTCCTCTGGATTTGCCTCTATTTTACAGTATATGCCTTTGGGCAAGACCCCAGAGCCAAAGAGTTTTTTGTGGCAGGCAAACGTAAGCTACGCGCTAAAGAATACAAAAAAGCCATTGAGTATTTTAACAAAGCACTAGAGGTAAACAAAGTAGATATATCGGCTATGGGGGCACGTGGCATAGCCAAAATGGGATTGAAAGACTATAAAGGGGCAAGCAACGATTTCAATGCCATATTACAGCTCAACCCGCGCGACGCTCGCACACTGAACAACCTGGGCACAGTGCAAATGATCCAAAAAGACTATAAAGGAGCTATCCAGTCGTTTTCACGGGCACTGAAAACACGCCGCCATCCTATGCTGTTTTTTAACCGGGGGATTTCTCATTATCAGCTCAAGCAATATAAACAGGCCGTGAAAGACTTTGACCAAGGCTTGGCAATGCGCCCTACCAAAGGTAACTTACCCATTAGGCTACACAACAACCGGGGCAATGCCCGTGATATGCTAGGCAACCACAAAGGGGCCATTGCTGACTACACTGCAGTAATTAATAAGGCTCCGGGTAACGATAACGCTTTGTATAACCGAGGACTTACATATAAAAAAATTTATAAGTATAAAGAAGCCATTGCTGACTTTGACAAAGTAATAAAAATGGGTGCCAAATTTAAAGATGTATACTACCACCGAGGCATGTGTCGCAATGCTACAGAAGACTACAAGGGGGCTGTTGCCGACTTTAACAAAGCCATTGAACTACAGGGCGATGATGTTCTTGTATACAACGGCAGGGGGTATGCCAAACAAAACCTAAGGGATGATAAGGGGGCTATTGCTGACTTTAGCAAGGCAATTGAGCTTGACCCAAACAACTCTCTGGGCTACTATAGCCGAGGTGGATTGAGGTTACAGGCACAAGATTTTAAAGCTGCCTTGGCCGATTTTGATAAAATTATTCAACTAAAACCCAAAGATGAAAAGGCTTACCTGACAAGGGGCAACATCAAGTTCAAACTGGGAGATTATAAAGGAGCACTGGCTGATTTTGATCAGGCAATCAAACTGGCTCCTAAAAGTCGCAAAGGGTATTTTATGAGAGGTAACGTAAAACAAAAACTGGGCGACCTGGAAGGGGCAGAAGCCGATTGGATGAAAGCAGGGCAAGTGCAGGGCAAAAAGAGGAACTAA
- a CDS encoding tyrosine-type recombinase/integrase, protein MSKLEKYQPSGELSPAVQGEQPNATVYQKSELIKLYIGSFKKFGDSQKNYRTYALQYIDYLLEQELTISEASFDNFIAHRGASASYVSYLRKFLKYCKAQNISLVRPDNPKIAPAANELILAFIAHNHWINDRSKNTYINGLNQYFGFLGDNNWQMIDARNVAAFRDYLKDNKELSAFTINSYLSAIKELVKFCLKNYQMADGQIKALNEVKEVKTLKTNTKKYYKNALPPDVLKRLIAGEDTRWAAYWGIMGYCGLRVKELQALKWADVDFDLDILKVLGKGQNTKEEVKLFGKAKVLLRAFLGEAKETVQGSLPKNFEICSYSYPTLYNHFKASLKAIGVDETKYSLHSLRHTCGQQMLESGNPLEFVQRQLRHASTDTTAVYVNKKLDEMFLKNVQE, encoded by the coding sequence ATGAGCAAACTTGAAAAATATCAACCCTCTGGCGAATTATCGCCTGCTGTTCAAGGGGAGCAACCAAACGCCACTGTATATCAAAAGTCAGAACTCATAAAGTTGTATATAGGCTCATTCAAAAAATTTGGCGATTCGCAAAAAAATTACCGCACTTACGCTTTGCAGTACATAGACTATTTGTTGGAGCAAGAACTTACCATTAGTGAGGCAAGTTTTGATAATTTTATAGCCCATCGTGGAGCTAGCGCCTCCTATGTGTCCTATTTGCGTAAGTTTCTCAAATATTGTAAAGCGCAAAATATAAGTTTAGTACGCCCCGATAACCCCAAAATTGCACCTGCTGCCAATGAGCTTATTCTTGCGTTTATAGCCCACAACCATTGGATAAACGACCGCAGCAAAAATACTTATATCAATGGTTTGAATCAATACTTTGGTTTTTTGGGCGACAACAACTGGCAAATGATTGATGCACGTAATGTAGCAGCTTTTCGCGATTACCTCAAAGACAACAAAGAGTTGAGTGCTTTTACCATCAATAGCTACCTTTCTGCAATTAAAGAATTGGTGAAGTTTTGCCTGAAAAACTACCAAATGGCCGATGGTCAAATAAAAGCCCTCAACGAGGTAAAAGAAGTGAAAACGCTGAAAACCAACACCAAAAAGTACTACAAAAATGCCTTGCCACCTGATGTACTCAAACGCTTGATTGCGGGTGAAGACACCCGTTGGGCAGCTTACTGGGGCATTATGGGGTATTGTGGCTTGCGGGTAAAAGAGTTGCAGGCGCTCAAGTGGGCTGATGTAGACTTTGATCTGGACATCCTCAAAGTACTGGGCAAAGGGCAGAACACTAAAGAAGAGGTAAAGCTATTTGGTAAAGCCAAAGTATTACTGAGGGCTTTTTTGGGTGAAGCCAAAGAAACAGTGCAGGGTAGTTTGCCCAAAAACTTTGAAATATGCTCCTATAGTTACCCTACTTTGTACAATCATTTTAAGGCAAGTCTCAAAGCTATAGGGGTTGACGAAACCAAGTATAGTTTGCACTCATTGCGGCATACCTGTGGGCAACAAATGCTCGAAAGTGGCAACCCCCTTGAGTTTGTACAACGTCAGTTGCGACACGCCAGCACCGACACTACTGCAGTATATGTCAATAAAAAACTGGATGAGATGTTCTTGAAAAATGTACAAGAGTAG
- a CDS encoding macro domain-containing protein, giving the protein MEKLILVDPKEELCNAFRAAFKDDYPKVEVVQGFFEQLPEFDCMVSAANSFGLMDGGVDLAITNFFGADLQYRIQERIIKGYRGEQPVGTSFIIKTHHYKHPYLAHTPTMRVPLRITRTDNVYKAMFAMLLAITQHNESSGKDKINTVACPGLGTATGGLAPNEAARQMALAYHNFYNPPKKINWNYATQRQRDVGFGGDFFG; this is encoded by the coding sequence ATGGAAAAATTGATTTTGGTAGACCCCAAAGAGGAGTTATGCAACGCTTTTAGAGCCGCGTTTAAAGACGACTACCCTAAGGTAGAAGTAGTACAAGGCTTTTTTGAACAACTACCTGAATTTGATTGCATGGTGAGTGCTGCCAACTCGTTTGGCTTGATGGATGGAGGGGTAGACCTTGCCATTACTAATTTTTTTGGGGCAGATTTACAGTATCGGATACAAGAACGTATCATTAAAGGCTATAGGGGCGAACAACCCGTGGGTACTTCTTTCATTATCAAAACCCACCATTACAAACACCCTTACCTAGCGCATACTCCTACCATGCGGGTACCGCTCAGAATCACCCGTACCGACAACGTATACAAAGCAATGTTTGCTATGCTATTGGCAATAACTCAGCACAATGAATCATCGGGCAAAGACAAGATCAATACGGTGGCTTGCCCTGGGCTAGGTACGGCTACTGGCGGATTAGCCCCCAATGAGGCTGCCCGGCAAATGGCACTGGCTTACCACAACTTTTATAATCCTCCTAAAAAAATTAACTGGAATTATGCTACTCAGCGTCAAAGAGATGTAGGCTTTGGAGGTGATTTTTTTGGCTAA